One genomic segment of Pseudomonas sp. p1(2021b) includes these proteins:
- a CDS encoding heavy metal sensor histidine kinase, whose product MRPFSLAAKLGLKVGLMSAALLLLFATFGYLMVGQALERNARSDLEVKMAGMAHNLSMISDISGVNADAHQLVDLVMGHNNLYVSIFESAQSETPLLSIGSKQVNVEVHKFQPSAQPKEHEWRDTQDRPLLTASRTMNLGDGTEVSVYMTMDQSSNEALLDALLTWALMISPLIIALILAIGWWTVRRGLLPLTKFLKVASKISTESLDHRLPTNGMPAELKELADGINIMLARLDDGVQQLSQFSDDLAHELRAPLSNLMGKAQVALTRERSLPEYREVLESCTEELDRMSRMVSDMLFLAQVSHPASMVEFEPVSLVDEVQRVCDLFSISAEDGEIQLQISGSDDVVRGNRLMIQRAVSNLVSNAIRYCPRGRTVYVKVQRGGSGTTLSVGNPGRGIAKEHHAHLFERFYRVDKSRARSEGGTGLGLAIVQSIMSLHQGSASVEVTEENFTWFHLHFPEAQLKQSAKTAA is encoded by the coding sequence ATGAGGCCATTCAGCCTGGCTGCAAAGCTGGGATTAAAGGTGGGGTTGATGAGCGCAGCGTTGCTGCTTCTGTTCGCCACCTTCGGGTATCTGATGGTGGGTCAGGCGCTAGAGCGAAATGCCCGCAGTGACCTGGAAGTGAAGATGGCGGGCATGGCTCACAACCTGTCCATGATTTCCGACATCTCAGGAGTCAACGCAGACGCACATCAGCTTGTGGATCTGGTGATGGGCCACAACAACCTGTACGTCAGCATTTTCGAGTCGGCGCAGAGTGAAACGCCCCTGCTCTCGATTGGCTCGAAGCAGGTCAACGTGGAGGTGCACAAGTTTCAACCATCCGCACAGCCGAAGGAACATGAGTGGCGCGACACCCAGGACCGCCCCTTGCTGACAGCTTCTCGCACCATGAATTTGGGCGACGGAACCGAAGTCAGCGTGTACATGACTATGGACCAGTCGTCCAATGAAGCGCTGCTTGATGCATTGCTCACCTGGGCCCTGATGATTTCCCCGCTCATCATCGCGCTGATCCTCGCAATCGGCTGGTGGACCGTACGCAGAGGTCTGCTGCCTCTGACCAAGTTCCTGAAAGTCGCCTCGAAGATCTCCACCGAGAGTCTTGACCATCGTCTGCCGACTAATGGAATGCCAGCAGAACTCAAAGAGCTCGCCGACGGTATCAACATCATGCTGGCTCGCCTGGATGACGGGGTTCAGCAGCTCTCGCAGTTTTCTGACGATCTTGCTCACGAACTGCGAGCGCCGCTATCCAACCTGATGGGTAAAGCCCAAGTTGCACTGACCAGAGAGCGATCCCTTCCCGAGTACAGGGAAGTGCTGGAGTCGTGCACAGAAGAGCTGGACCGCATGAGCCGCATGGTTTCCGACATGCTGTTCCTCGCTCAGGTCAGTCATCCGGCATCCATGGTGGAGTTCGAACCTGTGTCCCTGGTCGATGAAGTTCAGCGGGTGTGTGATCTCTTCAGCATTTCGGCAGAGGATGGCGAGATCCAGCTGCAGATCTCTGGCAGTGATGACGTGGTGCGCGGTAACCGCCTGATGATTCAACGAGCCGTCTCGAACCTGGTGTCAAATGCGATTCGCTACTGCCCTCGCGGTCGCACGGTCTACGTGAAAGTGCAACGCGGTGGTAGCGGCACGACCTTGAGCGTCGGCAACCCGGGCCGCGGGATCGCCAAGGAACACCATGCGCATTTGTTTGAACGGTTCTACCGCGTAGATAAGAGCCGAGCACGAAGCGAAGGGGGGACCGGTCTTGGCCTTGCCATCGTGCAGTCGATCATGAGCCTGCATCAAGGCTCGGCGAGCGTGGAAGTGACCGAGGAAAATTTCACCTGGTTCCACCTTCACTTTCCCGAAGCCCAGCTAAAGCAGTCGGCAAAGACCGCTGCTTGA
- the tnpC gene encoding IS66 family transposase — MNPTTPNARVAASFNASVKMSAKSSITRRVFTVEQHVRGKWACRACETLIQAPVPAQVIDKGIPTAGLLAHVMVAKFADHLPLYRQEKIFGRAGLAIPRSTLARWVGQTGVQLQPLVDALREAVLAQPVIHADETPVQMLAPGEKKTHRSYVWAYSSTAYAELKSVVYDFSPSRAGEHARNFLDDWRGKLVCDDFAGYKASFEQGIVEVGCMAHARRKFFDLHAANKSQLAEQALLTIGALYEVERQAKDMSEEDRRRIRQQDAVPIAEKLHDWMLTQRELVPEGSAIAKALDYSLKRWVALTRYLDDGALPIDNNHVENQIRPWALGRANWLFAGSLRSGKRAAAIMSLIQSARMNGHDPYAYLKDVLTRLPTQRASEIEALLPHQWTPA, encoded by the coding sequence ATGAACCCGACAACACCCAATGCGCGTGTGGCTGCGAGCTTCAACGCATCGGTGAAGATGTCAGCGAAAAGCTCGATTACACGCCGTGTGTTCACGGTCGAGCAGCATGTACGTGGCAAATGGGCCTGCCGAGCTTGCGAAACCCTGATCCAGGCGCCGGTTCCGGCACAAGTCATCGACAAAGGCATCCCCACCGCAGGCCTGTTGGCCCATGTGATGGTGGCCAAGTTCGCTGACCATCTGCCGCTGTACCGGCAGGAAAAGATCTTTGGCCGCGCCGGCTTGGCCATTCCCCGTTCGACACTGGCCCGCTGGGTTGGGCAAACAGGTGTTCAGCTTCAACCATTGGTCGATGCACTGCGTGAAGCGGTGCTGGCGCAACCGGTCATCCATGCCGATGAAACACCGGTTCAGATGCTGGCACCAGGTGAAAAGAAAACCCATCGAAGTTATGTGTGGGCCTACAGCAGCACTGCTTACGCAGAGCTGAAATCCGTGGTCTACGACTTCAGCCCGAGCCGTGCCGGCGAGCATGCGCGTAACTTCCTGGACGACTGGCGCGGCAAGTTGGTGTGCGATGACTTTGCCGGCTACAAGGCCAGTTTCGAACAAGGCATCGTCGAGGTTGGCTGCATGGCCCATGCGCGCCGCAAGTTCTTTGACTTGCATGCGGCGAACAAGAGTCAGTTGGCCGAGCAGGCGCTTCTAACGATTGGTGCGCTCTACGAGGTCGAACGACAGGCCAAGGACATGAGCGAAGAAGACCGCCGACGAATACGTCAGCAGGATGCGGTTCCCATCGCTGAAAAACTGCATGACTGGATGCTGACCCAGCGCGAGCTGGTGCCAGAAGGCTCGGCCATCGCCAAGGCTCTCGATTACAGCTTGAAACGTTGGGTAGCGCTGACGCGCTACCTGGACGACGGCGCGTTGCCCATCGATAACAACCACGTCGAGAACCAAATACGACCGTGGGCACTTGGACGTGCCAATTGGTTGTTTGCTGGATCACTGCGCAGTGGCAAACGCGCGGCTGCGATCATGAGCTTGATCCAGTCGGCGCGTATGAATGGACATGATCCGTATGCCTACCTCAAGGACGTGCTGACACGACTGCCTACTCAACGGGCGAGCGAGATCGAGGCCTTGTTGCCGCATCAGTGGACGCCTGCTTAA
- the tnpB gene encoding IS66 family insertion sequence element accessory protein TnpB (TnpB, as the term is used for proteins encoded by IS66 family insertion elements, is considered an accessory protein, since TnpC, encoded by a neighboring gene, is a DDE family transposase.): protein MIRIDTIWLATEPMDMRAGTETALARVVAVFGAAKPHCAYLFANRRANRIKVLVHDGVGVWLAARRLNQGKFHWPGIRHGAQVELDSEQLQALIMGLPWQRMGANSTITRL, encoded by the coding sequence ATGATCCGTATCGATACCATCTGGCTGGCCACCGAGCCCATGGACATGCGCGCCGGCACCGAAACGGCCTTGGCCCGTGTTGTCGCGGTCTTCGGTGCGGCGAAGCCGCACTGCGCTTATCTCTTCGCCAACCGTCGCGCCAACCGGATAAAGGTGCTGGTACATGACGGCGTTGGCGTGTGGCTGGCAGCACGCCGACTCAACCAGGGTAAATTCCACTGGCCGGGTATTCGTCACGGCGCTCAAGTGGAACTGGACAGCGAGCAACTTCAGGCGCTCATCATGGGGTTACCTTGGCAGCGCATGGGGGCCAACAGCACCATCACACGGCTTTAG
- the tnpA gene encoding IS66-like element accessory protein TnpA, which translates to MRQRTSYPKPFKAQVVQECLQPDVSIASIALRHGINANLVRKWIPLYRDRQPDALPAFVPLTMKTESAPAQPTLARIEIPFKQHTLTVIWPTVDPDGCARFIRGLVK; encoded by the coding sequence ATGCGCCAGCGCACCTCTTATCCAAAACCGTTCAAAGCCCAAGTCGTCCAGGAATGTCTTCAACCTGACGTGTCGATAGCCAGCATCGCGCTGCGCCATGGCATCAATGCCAACCTAGTGCGCAAATGGATTCCGCTCTATCGTGACCGCCAACCTGACGCGTTACCTGCATTCGTGCCGCTGACGATGAAGACTGAATCTGCGCCTGCGCAACCAACGTTGGCGCGTATCGAAATTCCGTTCAAACAACACACACTCACAGTGATCTGGCCCACTGTCGATCCCGATGGCTGCGCCCGCTTCATTCGCGGCCTCGTCAAATGA
- a CDS encoding DUF2790 domain-containing protein, with protein sequence MKKLIVAAALVMFSMASQAYTYSESKQLQYIKEHQTAVANYAERNGKPMPEIQDYNYGMKIDVAKFVRQSQDPRTCQVYPRLMTFEDSQGTLKTVRYSMYSQCINNK encoded by the coding sequence ATGAAAAAGCTAATTGTTGCTGCTGCACTTGTTATGTTCTCGATGGCTTCGCAGGCTTATACTTACTCTGAAAGCAAGCAGCTGCAATACATCAAGGAGCATCAGACTGCTGTAGCGAACTATGCCGAGAGAAATGGCAAACCGATGCCGGAGATCCAGGACTACAATTACGGCATGAAGATCGATGTTGCGAAATTCGTGCGTCAGTCCCAAGACCCGCGTACCTGCCAAGTTTACCCGCGATTGATGACCTTCGAGGACTCTCAGGGTACGCTTAAGACGGTTCGCTACTCCATGTACTCGCAATGCATCAACAACAAGTAG
- a CDS encoding CusA/CzcA family heavy metal efflux RND transporter, with product MFERIIRFAIEQRIVVMIAVLIIAGIGIYSYQKLPIDAVPDITNVQVQINTAAPGYSPLETEQRITFPVETAMAGLPGLQQTRSLSRSGLSQVTVIFKDGTDIFFARQLINERLQVAKEQLPEGVDAVMGPVSTGLGEIFLWTVEAEEGAVKEDGTPYTPTDLRVIQDWIIKPQLRNVPGVAEINTIGGFAKQFLVAPDPKRLATYKLTLNDLVAALESNNANVGAGYIERNGEQLLIRAPGQVGNIEDIANIVITSVDGAPIRISNVADVSIGKELRTGAATENGREVVLGTVFMLIGENSRTVSQAVAAKLADINRTLPKGVVAVTVYDRTNLVEKAIATVKKNLVEGAILVIAILFLFLGNIRAALITAMVIPLSMLFTFTGMFNNKVSANLMSLGALDFGIIVDGAVVIVENAIRRLAHAQHKHGRMLTKTERFHEVFAAAREARRPLIFGQLIIMVVYLPIFALTGVEGKMFHPMAFTVVMALLGAMILSVTFVPAAIAMFVTGKVKEEEGVVMRTARLRYEPVLQWVLGHRNIAFSAAVALVVLSGVLASRMGSEFIPSLSEGDFALQALRVPGTSLSQSVDMQERLEKAVIEQVPEVERMFGRTGTAEIASDPMPPNISDAYVMLKPKDQWADPDKSREELIAEVQKAAASVPGSNYELSQPIQLRFNELISGVRSDVAVKVYGDDMDVLNSTANKIAAALKAVPGSSEVKVEQTTGLPVLTINIDREKAARYGLNIADVQNSIAIAVGGRTAGTLYEGDRRFDMVVRLPEAVRTDVAGMSSLLIPVPANAAQGANQIGFIPLSQVAKLDLQLGPNQISRENGKRLVIVSANVRGRDLGSFVDEAASTLSTKVEIPAGYWTSWGGQFEQLQSAAKRLQIVVPVALLLVMTLLFLMFNNLKDGMLVFTGIPFALTGGVVALWLRDIPLSISAGVGFIALSGVAVLNGLVMIAFIRGLREEGRTLRQAVDEGALTRLRPVLMTALVASLGFIPMALATGTGAEVQRPLATVVIGGILSSTALTLLVLPALYHWAHRKDEDGDEAEAVS from the coding sequence ATGTTTGAACGTATCATCAGATTTGCCATTGAACAGCGGATCGTTGTAATGATCGCTGTCCTGATCATTGCCGGTATCGGCATCTACAGCTACCAAAAGCTGCCGATCGATGCCGTTCCTGACATTACCAACGTCCAGGTGCAGATCAACACTGCAGCGCCTGGCTATTCCCCATTGGAAACCGAGCAACGGATCACGTTTCCAGTTGAAACGGCCATGGCTGGTCTTCCAGGTCTTCAGCAGACCCGTTCGCTGTCTCGCTCGGGCCTGTCTCAGGTGACCGTGATTTTCAAGGACGGCACCGACATCTTCTTTGCCCGCCAGCTGATCAATGAGCGGCTACAGGTTGCAAAGGAACAGCTGCCAGAGGGCGTAGATGCCGTCATGGGCCCGGTCTCAACCGGCCTCGGCGAAATTTTCCTGTGGACCGTTGAAGCCGAAGAGGGCGCGGTCAAAGAAGACGGTACGCCCTACACGCCCACCGACCTGCGGGTAATCCAGGACTGGATCATCAAGCCTCAGCTGCGCAACGTACCTGGCGTGGCAGAGATCAATACCATCGGTGGCTTTGCCAAGCAGTTCCTGGTTGCGCCGGATCCGAAGCGCCTGGCTACCTACAAGTTGACCCTGAATGATCTGGTAGCCGCGTTGGAAAGCAACAACGCCAACGTAGGCGCCGGTTACATCGAGCGTAATGGTGAGCAGTTGCTCATTCGTGCACCGGGCCAAGTCGGCAACATCGAAGACATCGCCAACATCGTAATCACCAGTGTGGATGGTGCACCGATTCGCATCAGCAACGTCGCCGACGTCAGCATCGGTAAGGAGCTTCGTACTGGTGCTGCCACTGAGAATGGCCGCGAGGTCGTGCTCGGTACAGTATTCATGCTGATCGGTGAGAACAGCCGCACTGTGTCCCAAGCTGTCGCAGCGAAGCTTGCGGACATCAACCGTACTCTGCCAAAGGGCGTGGTTGCGGTCACCGTTTACGATCGTACCAACTTGGTTGAAAAAGCCATTGCGACGGTGAAGAAGAACTTGGTTGAAGGTGCGATCCTGGTTATCGCCATTCTGTTCCTGTTCCTCGGCAACATCCGTGCAGCGTTGATCACCGCGATGGTGATCCCGCTGTCCATGCTGTTCACCTTCACAGGGATGTTCAATAACAAGGTCAGTGCCAACCTAATGAGTTTGGGCGCACTCGACTTCGGCATCATCGTCGACGGGGCCGTGGTCATCGTGGAGAACGCGATCCGTCGATTAGCACATGCGCAGCACAAACATGGCCGTATGCTCACCAAAACCGAACGCTTCCATGAGGTCTTTGCTGCTGCCCGCGAAGCGCGTCGGCCACTGATCTTCGGGCAACTGATCATTATGGTGGTGTACCTGCCTATCTTCGCCCTCACCGGCGTGGAGGGCAAAATGTTCCACCCCATGGCATTCACCGTTGTGATGGCGCTATTGGGTGCAATGATCCTCTCCGTTACCTTCGTGCCGGCAGCGATCGCCATGTTCGTCACTGGCAAGGTCAAGGAGGAAGAGGGCGTTGTTATGCGCACTGCGCGGCTGCGTTATGAGCCTGTGCTGCAGTGGGTGCTTGGGCATCGGAATATCGCTTTCTCCGCAGCAGTAGCACTGGTCGTTCTCAGCGGTGTACTTGCCAGTCGCATGGGGAGCGAGTTCATCCCAAGTCTCAGTGAGGGGGACTTCGCTCTTCAAGCCTTGCGCGTACCTGGTACTAGCCTCAGCCAGTCGGTGGACATGCAGGAGCGTTTGGAAAAAGCAGTCATCGAGCAGGTACCGGAAGTTGAGCGTATGTTCGGCCGAACCGGTACGGCTGAAATCGCCTCTGACCCAATGCCACCGAATATCTCCGATGCTTACGTCATGCTCAAACCAAAGGACCAATGGGCCGATCCCGACAAGTCGCGGGAGGAGCTCATTGCCGAGGTTCAAAAGGCGGCAGCCAGTGTCCCGGGCAGTAACTATGAACTCTCCCAGCCTATCCAGCTTCGTTTCAACGAACTGATCTCCGGGGTGCGCAGCGATGTTGCGGTGAAGGTTTATGGTGACGACATGGATGTGCTCAACAGCACGGCCAATAAGATCGCCGCAGCGCTCAAAGCGGTACCAGGCTCCTCGGAGGTCAAGGTTGAGCAGACCACAGGTCTGCCAGTGCTGACCATTAACATCGACCGGGAAAAAGCAGCACGCTACGGCCTGAACATTGCGGACGTGCAGAATTCGATCGCGATTGCTGTGGGTGGTCGTACAGCGGGAACGTTGTACGAGGGTGATCGCCGATTCGACATGGTGGTGCGCCTGCCTGAGGCTGTACGCACCGACGTCGCGGGTATGTCTAGTTTGCTGATTCCTGTGCCTGCCAATGCGGCTCAGGGCGCTAATCAGATCGGTTTCATTCCACTTTCGCAGGTCGCTAAGCTGGACTTGCAGTTGGGCCCGAACCAGATCAGCCGCGAGAACGGTAAGCGCTTGGTTATTGTAAGCGCCAACGTCCGGGGCCGTGACCTTGGGTCGTTCGTTGATGAGGCGGCATCTACCTTGTCAACGAAGGTGGAAATTCCAGCAGGCTACTGGACCAGTTGGGGCGGCCAGTTCGAGCAGCTGCAGTCGGCAGCCAAGCGCCTGCAGATTGTGGTTCCGGTAGCCTTACTGCTGGTAATGACCTTGCTGTTCTTGATGTTCAACAACCTGAAGGACGGCATGCTGGTCTTCACCGGTATTCCATTCGCTCTCACTGGCGGGGTCGTGGCCCTTTGGCTGCGTGATATCCCGCTCTCGATCTCGGCAGGGGTAGGCTTCATCGCACTCTCCGGCGTCGCGGTACTGAACGGCCTGGTGATGATTGCCTTCATTCGCGGATTGCGAGAAGAGGGACGAACGCTCAGGCAGGCAGTCGATGAAGGCGCACTCACCCGACTGCGACCAGTGTTGATGACAGCCTTGGTGGCGTCCCTGGGCTTCATCCCAATGGCCTTGGCCACCGGTACCGGTGCGGAGGTTCAACGGCCTCTGGCTACAGTGGTAATTGGTGGGATCCTTTCCTCCACCGCGCTGACTTTGCTGGTCCTGCCGGCCCTGTATCATTGGGCACATCGCAAGGATGAAGACGGCGACGAGGCAGAAGCCGTAAGCTGA
- a CDS encoding efflux RND transporter periplasmic adaptor subunit — translation MENKRKIALAVAAVAILGFGSLAWNSSSDQQAATNAEHGADDGHGHDKKAGSANKENSEAEHSEDGHGEEGHGEEGHSEEGGEEEGKLTLSAEQIKAAGVTLESAAPRDLGTVVSFPGEIRFDEDRTAHVVPRVPGVVETVQANLGESVKKGQVLAVIASQQISDLRSEQQAAQRRVELARVTFSREKQLWQDKISAEQDYLQARQALQEAEISLANAKQKVSAIGASVNSVGGNRYELRAPFDAVVVEKHLTVGEVVSEATNAFILSDLNQVWATFAVPPTDLAKVTTGRAVKVSSPDMNVEVEGKVGYVGSLLGEQNRAATVRVTLTNPNGAWRPGLFVNIAVTSQTDRVAVAVPEHAVQTVEDKPSVFVRTAEGFDTRPVKLGRRDSGYVEITDGIEAGAQVATNGSFTLKSELGKASAEHSH, via the coding sequence ATGGAAAACAAACGCAAGATCGCCCTCGCGGTAGCCGCTGTGGCAATCCTTGGATTTGGCAGCCTCGCCTGGAACAGCAGTTCCGATCAACAAGCGGCGACTAACGCAGAACATGGTGCTGACGATGGTCATGGCCATGACAAGAAGGCCGGATCAGCTAACAAAGAGAACAGTGAAGCGGAGCATAGTGAAGATGGGCACGGTGAAGAAGGTCATGGCGAGGAGGGCCACAGTGAAGAGGGCGGTGAGGAAGAAGGTAAGCTAACCCTTAGTGCTGAACAGATCAAAGCAGCTGGCGTGACTCTGGAATCGGCAGCGCCTCGTGATTTGGGAACCGTCGTGAGCTTCCCGGGTGAGATTCGTTTTGACGAGGACCGCACTGCGCACGTTGTTCCTCGCGTTCCAGGCGTTGTCGAAACAGTCCAGGCGAATTTGGGTGAGTCCGTCAAGAAGGGTCAAGTCCTTGCGGTGATTGCCAGCCAGCAGATCTCTGACCTGCGCAGCGAGCAACAAGCCGCTCAGCGTCGTGTCGAACTTGCGCGCGTGACTTTTAGCCGAGAGAAGCAGCTCTGGCAGGACAAGATTTCTGCGGAGCAGGACTACCTCCAGGCTCGCCAGGCGCTGCAGGAAGCCGAAATCTCTCTGGCCAACGCCAAGCAAAAAGTCAGCGCGATCGGTGCCTCGGTCAATTCGGTAGGCGGTAACCGTTACGAACTCAGGGCTCCCTTTGACGCCGTAGTGGTGGAGAAACACTTGACCGTCGGGGAAGTCGTCAGCGAGGCGACTAACGCCTTTATTCTGTCCGACCTTAACCAAGTTTGGGCCACTTTCGCTGTACCGCCTACCGATTTGGCCAAGGTCACTACCGGCCGCGCCGTGAAGGTTTCCTCACCTGACATGAACGTGGAGGTCGAGGGCAAGGTGGGTTATGTCGGCAGCCTGTTGGGCGAGCAAAACCGAGCAGCGACCGTCCGCGTTACGTTGACCAATCCCAACGGGGCCTGGCGTCCTGGTCTTTTCGTGAACATCGCAGTCACGTCCCAGACTGATCGCGTGGCGGTGGCTGTCCCGGAACACGCCGTGCAGACCGTTGAGGACAAACCATCGGTCTTCGTACGCACCGCCGAGGGCTTCGACACCCGCCCAGTAAAGCTGGGCCGCCGTGACAGTGGGTACGTGGAAATCACGGACGGCATCGAAGCGGGCGCTCAAGTGGCTACCAATGGCAGCTTCACACTCAAGTCTGAGCTCGGCAAAGCCTCTGCCGAGCACAGTCACTGA